From the Porites lutea chromosome 5, jaPorLute2.1, whole genome shotgun sequence genome, the window ATGATGTAAATAGTCAGATAGTTGAAAAGTAGTCAACCCAAAgtaaaccaaaaacaaaacaaaactaaactatTGAAAGGACTGTTTATCGTTTTAGCAGTTTGAGATTTGATATTTGATAAACTTGGTATTGTCCTAACAGATTATAAGGACACTAAAATATCCCTCTTGGTCATATCGATCTCTTGATCATCGTTATCCAAAAACAACAGAAGCAATAGggcaattgcacgatgacgtcattttactacaactaccagaatccttgagttagttgttttcttgtgcaaattaaggctattgttctttaatcctcggcgggattgacaaatttaaataacaaagcaaaaccaaagtgaattctggtagttgtagtcaaatatcgtcatcgtgcaattgtcctattccAGAAACTTGCATCTTACGctttagaccctgtttacatggagtagagagcgtgaaaacaaaagaaaccaaccccactagaccggggtcccccactccatgcaaacaggcccttagataGTTAAAATTCAGTTAAGACATCTTTAACTTTAATGGAAAGGTTACTGCTTATATTTAAAGTAACGTTATTTATACCTCTTTCTGTAAAGCGGTTTTGTGTTCAGTTTTTTCCGTGGCCCTCACGAAAGTAATGAAACCCAACTGACAtaaggcaaaccagttggctgttTACAATTGTGCAGGGTCGAGCATTTGAACTCGAGCTTACCGAGAAGTACtctatttattcgattaaacgccgcggcgtttattaaatttttagcgtttccgatgcggcgtttattcaaggGCGTTTATTGGTAGTTTTGTTTCCATCTGCGGCGTTttatcgaataaatacggtagtttcCCTCGCAGGCGCTCGGGCtggagtcacgcaatgctccccgTCCCCACGAAggggagcattgcgtgactccaGCCAgagcggctgcgaaggagactaaccGAGAAACAAATTCAGAAAGCTTTCTGGGCGAGACTCTCACTGGGGACTGACAGATCGCAAGTCTCGTGCTCTGATCACTCACTCATGATGGTAAAGCAACTAAACACCGGTGAACCGATCAAATTCGCCGGAAATATATGTTGCAGTAACGACTTGACTTTTTCTTCGTATATTTTGATACTTTATTTTTCTTGCCACAATTGAATTTAAAGCCGCTGTATGAATATTTATATTGCCAAGTGATGGCCTACCCTGAAACAATTATTTATCTAATGGTATTCTAAGAATAAGGCTGGGTTATATGAAGAAAATCTTTGTATaaaaaaatggtgaaaaatAAACTGAAGATAAAAAGGAAGCATCAAGCTTGAAGTTTATATACAACAACCGTGCTTTTTTAACTCTACCTTCGATTCTGGGTCCGTTGGTATTGTGGACTGGTTCAATCACCAATGATTGAAAGGAAACTAAACACTTCCCCACTTCAAATGGGTGCAAGCTTTCGCCGCAACGATTTTTGGGATCTTTTGGGATCTTTTGGGTGGACAACCGGcacttttgattggttaatggttgccttgaataccatcgaccaatcatagcTAACGCTTGTCCAACCAAACCATCCCAGAAATCACTGCGGGCAAAGCTTGTACCCATGCTCCCTAAAGTTTCCGAAAAGGGTTATATTCACACCACAACACCAAAAAACATCCATATTCTGGAAGACTAGAAAAGACTGGGACCGAATGCCTCACTGGTTTCTTTGAAACTCGTGGAAACTACGTCCTGTCAATATTGTGAGCCATTCCTGTTTCGTCCTCTGGTTAATCCAGGGTTATTTAATGAGAGCGTAGTACCAAAGCGGGCGCAATCTGGTACCCTGAACCCCAAATACCAGCCGATCCTATAGATTTGCTTACAAAGATTGTAAAAATACAGTGTTATGAGTCATAATGTTGAATCATCTTTAAAACATCgtgaaaaacaacaagcaaaacTGTTTCAGACACTACTTTGCTAGAAGCTTTAACATCGGACGTAATTACAACTCAAAGAACAGTCAAACTAATTAACATTGTTATCTTTTTACTTTTACTAAAATAATATCGTTTTTATAGTTGTCTTGTCTGTTTCCTCAAACTCTTCAGAGTtgcatttttaagtgttttccGTCCTAATTTACTTATTCAGCCGATCAAGCGTACCCTTAGACCGGGGAACAGAGAATAACTTTTCAAGGTTCTTACTCTTTTCCTCCTAGGACGCAGATTGGCTTACGTCAACTTTCATAAACTTTACTCAAGCCATGTTAGAGCTATTCTTTTCTTATCAAATAAATTAcgcacattttttattatatgaaAGACCTTTTTACTCATTTGAAAAGTACATAAAAAACTTCTTTCgaggtagaaaattatttatCTAATACTATTCGCAGCTTTCTTACCTACAGATTTTTGAAGCGTCCaaaaatatattcttttatCTGTTATATTAGAAATACTCGGTCATATCTTTTTATTAACAATATGTACATATTCTATTAATTTCTtggaaaaaatatgatttgAAAGAAAAGTAATGATTAAAACTGTACTAGTACTTTTAATAACTCGGATTTGCGCGTCTTGGAATTCTGGCATTCACTACATTTTGCCTTGGGATCCCTCCTTTGGCGCGAGTCTAGGCTTTGTTCACCTTACGCAAAATGGCCTTCGTCCCGTCTCGAAAAATAAATATAGCCTTACTCCAGCCTCTTCCCTAGGTCAGTTCGCACTATTTGCGTGATATGAGCGGAGGACGGTTTGGAAACCGACCGCGAAAGCGAATTCTCCCGACTTCTCCCGACAGACTCCCggcaagcttgacaggtgacgtcacatccaaAATCGCCGGAGGTGATTGGGAACGAGGCTGGCCTTACTCAAGAAAATGAGATAAAGCCTGCCTGGGCAATAAACTTCCGGCTTTTGCTGGCAGGTCCTTTGGGTTAAGTTTTCATGGATAATAGTTGTTCTATGGCTGAATGCGATTTCGGTCTCAACCGTCTTGGTCCGTAAAACTCCAGCACGTTTTTAAacatgtctgtgtatttggaatAATCTATTCCTGAGGCGCTCGAGGAACACCTTATAATCGAAGTGTTTTCCGTCATGTCTTTAGGAGATGAAGTCAATGCGTTGCCGCGCAGAGCTAACGGAGACGACGAAACTTGCGTCGTGTTATATCCTCGAAATGTCCGTGGCTTTGTATTGTATTTCTCTTTACTTTTGCGGGAGATAGTCCCTAGTTcattttctctgtttttgaCCCACGCGTCACACTTTTCTATTGGCGAGTACTGGGCTCTAACCGCCTGAGGGGTGGTTGAAGTTTTGGGTTCAGCTCGTGAATTTGTCACTGTGGAATTTAACTCCGCTCTTTTAATAACCAAGTTCGCCGATGGTCTTCTTTCTTGCAGTGGGTTTAAGTCTTCACCCTTAAAATGGAGAAGAAATGGTTCAGTTATTACATAGCCATTTATTAAACACTTACAGACGTACCAGGGGTAAATTACGCCTTTAAAGTAGGCTAGCTTTGACAAATTTGGTAGTAATTTCAGTTAAAACGCAGccagtacttgtaaactgcaatTTTGACCACAAACATAGCAAAGTAAGTAAGAAATTACCTAGTGCAAAAAAGCCCTGACTTTTGCCAAGATCTTTAAAAGGTAAAGACAACGGTCTAAACTATTAGCACACTTAAGGACTTTAACAGATTATTGCTTGCTTTCGAGAAAATTTCGAATTGTAGATTTCATGTCATCGTTATTCTGTTGCTATGGAAGCGGCGATGTCAACAAAACATACTCTAAAATAAAGTTCAGTTATTAGATATAATTATTGTTACACATGTCGCTTCactttgtggcttttttgtaTATGCACTACAGCCTAGTTATGGAGCATCAATCACGAAGGGGtgagaccttgaaaaatgggtgCGAGCCTCCTTAACTCAACTCGGAGGAGACTAggctttctcaaagtccttctcGTTTTACGATGACCTCTACGTATACCTCATTCATTTCGTGCTCCTCGCTCGACTTTCATAGTTCATAGTTTGTTGGCAAGTTTAACTACCGATTACAGATCACGACTTAAGTTTACTCTCCTTTTGTTTGTTGGTCGACTTAAAACCCTTTTTTTTATCCGTTCTTGATGTGCATGAATCTGCAATGATTATCTGTGTGAAGAATTCCTCTACTccctattgttttttgttggACTGTGGATGACGTTATGACTTGTCTTTCGTTTCTTCTGATGTAGTCCTTCGTCAAGTTGATGCATCCTGGTTGTGCCTCATTTCAAGGCCAGGATACGCGATTTAAGAGGTAATGTTAAGCAAGCTAATATTCGGGATTGTAATTATGAACGGGATGCAGGAGATGTTTTTCAAAAGAAACGATGTTCGAAAGAGAAACTTTTTCAACTAAATGATgaaaaaactttcattttgACTTAACAAAATGTGCACATCTTTCTCGAGCTTGTCATCTGCCTATTTTGACACTACCCGCCACCGTTTTTATTCCATTATCTGCCACTGGTCCTCCTATAAAGGTGAGATTTTTAGAACCAGTATAAGGCACTTTTTGGAACGTATGATCAGGATCGACATAAGTCAACAAAAAGCGTCGGGTTACGGGATTGAGGGAACATTTTGGTTGAGAAGACGGGATTGAGGAATCCTTTAAAGGGACCCTCTGctattagactgttcacagtcccctatttttccgtgagatcgtcgaaatatagcgcgtcttaccgttaatgttggccatcttgattttcaaatgtaccgagggggcggacgtcggggattatagctgtGGGAGAAGGAGGCGGGAAAAAACCAAAccacccccgccccctaagtagtgcTCAGCGACCATttaataatcttgagaaagtgtaCCCTGAGAtagcggggttgtaagattgcatatGACGGGAAAATAGAGGACTGCGAACAGTCTACTCTGCTATCTATAGTATCTCACCTGTTTACTGAACTGGACCATGTGACCAACATCAGCGTGTCCTTGTGACGTAATCTCAAGAGTTACATCAATGTGGGCTTGGCTCCTGAAAAACCAAGACAACTTATTAAATTCTTTTCTGCATTGTGAGGCAAGAGAGGATGAAGTTAATAACGCTGGTACAACTGGACAAGTTGAACGCTTGTGAGGATGATATAACGGTTTTGAGAGCAGGCTTAAGTTAATCCTGGGTTAGCGTGAAATTTGAATCAGTCTGATCTGGCCCAGATCTGGCCTGTTCACCATCCCctcgctttttttttcctgctcacatctCTTCGCGCCGTCCCCACGATCTaaacgcctgaaacaggctagcCGGAATCAATGGAATCCGCGTACAAAGCAAACTTCAAGTGAATTCTTTTGGCCCGTCACGCTTACAAATGACTGGTTAACagacaaaatatttttgaactAAGGAACTGGGATTTAAAATCTGACCTTGGGATGGGCTATGATTGGCGACCTTGAAACAACTTAGCCCGTGAACGCAGACGTATTTGAGAGTAGctacgaccggaaatacgtgtGTTGGCAGGCTGGGCCAAGTTGAATCCCTAAGCGATCAGTTTGTACTCTTTTGAAACTAGTTTAATTGAGCCAAATTCAGTTTTGGTATTTTCCTTTTGACTTACAGTCTTTACAAGCGCCAGTTTTCGGTGTGATTGATTGTTGGTAAGGAAATACTTGATCAACAGCGATTTTATACTAAAGCTAAAACAACTAAAACTGAGTGTGGACGTTTCGACGTCATCATAACAGCATATGAGTAACAATTTTGGTAAGACATTTTATAATTACGATATCATAGAGGCCAGTCGCAATATGCGCTTTATAAAGGCTAATTTGGCAAGTCAACAATAAATTTAACCCTAATTGGCTCTTGTCCCGTCAGCGATTATATTGAACATGCAATTTGCCTAGACAGTTTTAAATATTGGTTCATTAATTAAACGCCTTACCACTGAGATACGACTTTCGGTTGAGGTATTTTCCTGTTTCCTATAGTTGGCCGCCACTGCAATTTCCTACCCTGAAATTGCCCTGGCAGAGGCAAATTAGCTGGTTTACACAACTCTTTTGACGAAACAACAATGAGAGGCTTAGTAGTATTGTCTTCTTGCGGTATTTGTTCTTCCTTCATGCTTACAACACTAGGTACAGAGGGAACGTGCCTCGATGCTGAAGATTCCGTTTGAtcgcatttttttccaaaatccaCGCAAGAATCAGACGCCCTACGCCTATCGTTTTTACAAAGCAGATCTTTGTAAGCGTTTTCTTGTCGGATAGCCTTTTCGTTCCGATACTCTTCGATGTATCGTTGTGGTTGTAAGTAATGCTTGAACTCTACGATATCCGCTCGGTTTCTTGTAAACtgttttgaaattgcttttCGCGGAGTGCCTGATCGATGTTCTTTGGAGTCAGCTTTAGATGGGGTAGATCGACGACaaactgttttgttttcattagaAATCGTTCGCTCCGTAATCCATCCAGTTAACTGAGGCTCGCTTGAACTCAAAACATTGTAGGATTGAACTGTTTCTTCGGCTTTACTAGACAGTTCTACGAGGGCCTGTACGAAATGGTCGATGTCTTGAAATTCGTCGCCCTCTTGAGAAAAAGGCATTTCCTATTTTCATACCGGTATCACAACTGTAATTAGATGTGAGTCGAATTATTATCCCCGCTACCGAAGTCAATTATTAGAGCAAATTGCTAAACAAGCAGGCTAATCGCTTTGTTTCCATGGTAATGTTCTTTCAAAAGAATGGTTGATGCAATTTTGCATGAAAAATATTCAATGTGCGTTTGGTATGTACATGTTTTATTAACCAGAAAGCGCAAACGTCGGAGGACCACCTGACCGCAGGTTAATATGCTATAAAAAAATGCTACATTTAAATATAAATCGACGAAAAAATATTTAGATTATAATTGTACTCGCGTCACGCCGTCTTGTCCTGACCTGAGCGGAGTCCTAGGGGAGCGGGAGCCCTTCACTCCCTTCCCCAACCTCCTCCCCAGGGTGCTTAAttgcttttccctggcttttttttctcaatcccCGTCTGCTGGCGCTTTCTCATATCCTCTTCACCTTAGGGGAAAAAAATGATGGGTTTCGTTCTTGAGGCGTAGAATAGAAGTGTGACGGTTAGAGAGAAGTCACGCGCGAAAGGAGACTCCGACCGCTCGCTCGCACGTTCTTGCGTGGCTCTTTTCGTGGGTAAACTTGAGACGAACAATATTCATGCAAGCCAAGATCATGGAAAAAATTCTACAaaccaaaatggaaaaaataattCTAGCAGGAGTGTTCTCTTTCTCGGtgaataaagtaaaaaatatgAGTGATCTCATGCAGGGATCCAATTCAGGCGTGAAGCCCGGATGAAGCTTTTAATTTAGAACACGTTTGGGCCATTTTATCGTCCGCTCCGCCAACATTGTCATGCACACGCTCTTAGGAAAAACTTTGAAATGCTATCTTATCTGGTAACCGAAAAAAGAGCATTGGTGCAAACTAAGTCCTAAGTTCCTTTCCCAACCTCATCAAGACCCATCAACTTTCTAATTCGTCATTTGCACATCTTCCATAATGCACCTTCTTTGCCCCACAAATTTTaagcataagcattgtcttcagtttgtCTTGAGACAACTATAATACCCATTTGTAACTGCAAATtttggggagggggaggagggcAAACGAGGCGTATATATTATGTGAAATGTGTAAATGGTGAATGGCTGGTCCACGAAGCGAGCGAACGATCAGTGTAAATTGGGGTTTAAGCGGTACATAGCTCGCAGGGAAGTGCTGGCTCTTCTACATTCTGAGATACGATATTAACTCACTATATTTCAGTTACACTATCCATCGTTTCCTTCCGTCTCGTTCCAAGGGATTTTTCTATTAGTAATAGAACAGTAAGATAATCGCTGGCTAAGGTATGCCTGCCCATATGTAGCAATATTTAATCCCTGTTGATTCATATTTGATTTGGacatgatttcttttaaatttaaacctcgcatctaaaatttatttaaatttaaaagagtttcATCTAATCATTtggaaatttcatttaaacTTCTAACGAAAATCCATTTAATCTTCAATTAAATTATGGTTTAAActttgacattttcatttaattcatTCTACCCATTTAAATTTAAGCTTTGGAATTCCCatttaaaatttactgaaaaatgtcttttaaactgCTGAATTCTAACTTAATCCTTTCAATTGAAACGTTAacaaatttctttaaacttaCTAATGTAAATTATGTTTAAACTGCGAAAGTAAAAGTCATTTAATCTTCCTGGGGCGAGCCCGGCCGGGATCACGTGCTCAGGTCAAATGGCAAGGTCACATGTCGTATCCTCGGCTGCCATTTTTATCTGCAGTAGAAAGTGTGGACGAAGGAACGAAAGGAAGAGTGAGCGAATTACTAAGTGAAGCATCAAGGCTTCTGCCTTCCAGCACCTCTTCTAATGCTGCTTCAAATTCCACTTGTCCAGCTGCGATACCACAAAAAGAATCAACTAGTTTTAAAAACTAGCTAGCTTTAGTTTGTACCCTTATCCTTCTGATTGGTATTCTTCGTTTTAAATAAGAAACTCTTCTTCAAAAATTTGGCCTCCTGCGAAAGAAATTTCATGCGAGTTTCGCATATGACTTCACCATCCTCACGCCTTCTTACCGTCATGGGCCAGGCCGCCCGTAAAGCATCCAACCGTCCCAGTCTACGGTAGAGAGCTATCTTAAATTCCCTAATCTTCTACAGAGACCGGTGGATGAACTCATAGATTGTTCATtgtcccctattttcccgtaagatcgtcgagatcgagcgctatGCAGTACGGGTTgtcatcttggatgagtgtcaaaactacttagggggtgGAGGaaggtttgggaggaagcgagaaaaatagagagaCTGTAATAACATCTCTGCAGCTCGCCTTCAGGAGGCATGACAGGAATTTTacgccttttaccattcatttaTTAAGAAACTCTGCTGGCAgtgaaaaacatgccagacacataATTTCAATTCGTTTAGGAGAAACGGTGTTACAACATTCCCCTGGCCAAGCTGCTTCAAAAGCATGTTGGCTTATGTGATTCATCCGGAAAATGCCTAAATTCCTTCGTGTGTTTGGGCAAGATGTGCCTTATGCTATTATGAAAGTGTACGTTTTATAGAAACGACGACTTGTCAAAGCCTTGTCAGTGTcggcaacttaaactaaacccgTTGTCACTTGACGCAATTTAACGTCTATTGTCTAATTACCaatcaaacgcctgcgttgctggtacaacgcaCTCCGTGAAcacgagctgcagtgatgttattacaggccctctatttttctcgcccccctccccctagagcTACATGTATACATGATATCCGATGCCGCCCCCTCGgtcatttgaaaatcaagatggccgtcATTAACTGTAAGACACGCTATATCACAACCGCTATCTCACCGAAAAATAGGGGGCTATGAACAGTCTGTTTCGCTCGGCATCCCCTGAGCACGCCTGAGAGTTTCGTTGATTGTCGCCTGCGGTATCGCAGCTGGACAAGTGGAATTTGAAGCAGCATTAGAAGAGGTGCTGGAAGGCAGAAGCCTTGATGCTTCACTTAGTAATTCGCTCACTCTTCCTTTCGTTCCTTCGTCCACACTTTCTACTGCAGATAAAAATGGCAGCCGAGGATACGACATGTGACCTTGCCATTTGACCTGAGCACGTGATCCCGGCCGGACTCGCCCCAGGAAGATTAAATGACTTTTACTTTCGCAGTTTAAACATAACTCCCTGGtaagtttaaagaaatttgtTAACGCTTCAATTGAAAGGATTAAGTTAGAATTCAGcagtttaaaagacatttttcagtaaattttaaatgggaattccaaagtttaaatttaaatggatagaatgaattaaatgaaaatgtcaaagTTTAAACCACAATTTAATCGAAGATTAAATGGATTTTCGTTAGAAgtttaaatgaaatttccaAAGGATTAAATgaaactcttttaaatttaaataaattttagatgcgaggtttaaatttaaaagaaatcatgtCCAAATCAAATATGAATCAACAGGGATTAAATATTGCTACATATGGGCAGGCATACTAAGGCCTCCTCTGAATGATTATCTTTCACCTGCTTTTCCCTTTCTCTatcctaagaaaacagccgacattttgcgactgTACTTACCACTGGCTTCCTCTTAAAATGAAGTCTGAGGGACGAGAGAggaatttcatactgatgagaCACTGTTACCTAGAACTGGGAATGTTTTGGGTTTTTTCAATCAATCAGAAGCGCTACTCATTTCTAAATAATGATGTGTCATCAGCGGGAAATTTCTAAGCTTGTTCCTCGGACGTCATTTCGCGCGTACTTTTAAATTCCGTAAATCCTCTCGATCCTATTACGCTTTTAGGATAGCAAAAATATATGGATCTGAAACCCAATTATGGATTTAATAAAGGTCGCGAAACGTCTACTGTTTTCCCAGGCTAATTCTTTCCCTTTTCAGCTCTTTGTAAATCAGTGTAGTTATTCTTCTCACTACTTCCCCTTTCACCCTCTGCCTGTAATAAATTCTCTCCCCAGGGGTCTGCGGTATAAAAATAACTGCATGAAATGATTTTCAGACCGTCTTCCTACCACAGCCATTCGTTCTGGCTGGAAGCAAATAAGTTGGAAATTAAAGCGACTTGCTTTGGCGAGCGTTGCGCGAGGACAGTATTTTTATCCAGTATTAAGATGCACGTGATAAAGAAAGCATAACACTAATGGCAAAACACAAGTTGCGTACTTGTATTCTTTATTTACAACATTATCTATTTACAAGGAGTAAGTGATCCAGGCTGTATGAAGCATGCTACGGTCACACGAACTGACACAGAGTCCCAGTGGCAGTGTTTCGGAGTCTAGACCAGGTGTGCTCAAAAGGAACTGTTCCTTCCAAGGACAACTTATTTGTCAATGTGTTGCTACTGGACTTATCAAAGCCAAGACGAAAGTAAGTCGTCGTTTTTACACTCAGCCAGTCCAGAAAAAAGTTCTGGAACTGTGCAAAATCAAACTTGCGAAAAAAGTTACCAGAGGCTCCGTCTGAtctgttctttttgttttgtttctaacCGGATCCGTTAGTAAGCAGTTTCGGGTGAACATAGCTGCAGATATCAGAGAACTGGACAATTTACGACATATTCTTTTGTGAACAATTAAAAGCGATCGCCGATTCTCGATTCCAAACAGCAATGCAAGCACAATATACAAatcaatttgataaaagataCACTTCAAAGATATTTTagttgaaaggaaaacaaacaaactcttGATCTCGTTCCAGGCAGCATTATTAAAGACGGTGTGATCTGATATAGAATGACGTCATCCAGCTTTGTTTTCCTCCATTCCTTTGCACTGAGTAAGTCATTAATAACCGTGACGCAGCCGTTGAGATGTGACAACTTTGTGTGACTACATCCAATTGTCTCTTTACTGTGCAAATATGGCTGATATCTTGGGAAATTTAAGCGTCATGCAAAAAGGGTTCAAGCAGGGTTGAAGAATTTAAAAGGCCAAAATGAACAAAGCGCGAAAattagaaaacaaaatcaattagcaaagaaaagcaaagggcaaaaaaaatacacaaaatgataatataaaaaagctcagaaaaaaagtGATAACCGATACAAGCCTgtaaacatcaaatacaaaccTAAACTTGCTGCCTATTGCATTGCAAAAGCAAGCGGCTAAAAGTAAATTGCCAAATAGCAACCTATCAATTGCAAAAAGCATGCATCTAAATTGCAAAATTACTTCTATAATGCCTGCAAAAAGCgcaattataattttaaaaatagcctAAAATTGCAAAATGCGTGCGCCTAAATTGCAAAAAACAACCTATTACATTGCAAAAAGCTTGCATATAAATTGCAAAAAAGCCTaccaaaaattgaaagaagCATGCCATTAAATTGCAAAAGTGCTAGAGTATATTGGCTTGTAACAGTTTGGAAAATTGACGACATGAAACGTAAAAAACAAGAGGCAAAATAATATCAGAGAAGCTATGATTAGTCCGGCATTGTTTAGTAGTAAGAAAACTTGATATAAATGAACTtataacgtaaaaaaaaaaattgaaaaagcttGACCGGCTTGCCGTGAGTGAAAACAAAGACAGTTTTTTAACGAAAGTCAAAAGCGTCTAAGAGACAAGAAATTTGCACGGTAAAGATCCAGTGAACGTAGTCACACAAAGAGTGACATAAATGCACGCGTCACTATTAGGATGAACCTGATTGTATATCAGTAATGCATCAGATTGGATGAAACCATAGCAACCTAGTTAGATCACGTGAATGATAAAGTCCTTCCACACCTTATATACGACATCCACGTTTTGCATGAATTATAAAGatgtagattttttttaatagatttTCCAAAACCaaatcaaaccaaaaaaatgacCATTAGTGACTGATGCATGCATGCTGTTTGGAATAAGCTGTGATTAGAACctactttgtttttttgttgtcttgATCATGACTTAAACTTGTTCTGTCTGCTTTTGTCAGTTAAGGGCTCATACAAACGTTTCTTACTTGTAAGGAAAAATGACTCCATGGTATTAATCAAATACGAAAGTGTTACTGCCATTTcgaggaaaaaagacaaaaataaaaatttgtcttTCAGTATCAAGTATTAACAATTATACAATTAAACTacttatgtttttttcttctctatTTACATATTTACATGATAAATTGTAAGAATAGAATAGAATCTTTAACAAGCGGgaaaaaacttttaaacctGCTTTAAAAGAACTCG encodes:
- the LOC140938545 gene encoding uncharacterized protein; translation: MPFSQEGDEFQDIDHFVQALVELSSKAEETVQSYNVLSSSEPQLTGWITERTISNENKTVCRRSTPSKADSKEHRSGTPRKAISKQFTRNRADIVEFKHYLQPQRYIEEYRNEKAIRQENAYKDLLCKNDRRRASDSCVDFGKKCDQTESSASRHVPSVPSVVSMKEEQIPQEDNTTKPLIVVSSKELCKPANLPLPGQFQGRKLQWRPTIGNRKIPQPKVVSQWSQAHIDVTLEITSQGHADVGHMVQFSKQGEDLNPLQERRPSANLVIKRAELNSTVTNSRAEPKTSTTPQAVRAQYSPIEKCDAWVKNRENELGTISRKSKEKYNTKPRTFRGYNTTQVSSSPLALRGNALTSSPKDMTENTSIIRCSSSASGIDYSKYTDMFKNVLEFYGPRRLRPKSHSAIEQLLSMKT